In one window of Cydia fagiglandana chromosome 1, ilCydFagi1.1, whole genome shotgun sequence DNA:
- the LOC134672499 gene encoding facilitated trehalose transporter Tret1-like has protein sequence MINMYFRQYLVVFAINLNCVSFGLGTTWPSPVLVKLANDTESVLGKPLEQDEGSWIVSTCFLTGSFGYVVSSALVDFIGRKQCVILSSVVRMAAALLFLFARDVWMLILGRAINGLSEGLILSVIPVYASEIASKEIRGALGVMLQIFTSIGSVIMLSVGPFISYFNLNLMFTLFTLVTSIPTIFLPDSPNFLYSKGREEEAKKVLIFLRGSEFKANEELKEYSTNRNDEKSSLLTIFRNKMFQKSLGKSGFIIIILYLIGFNCVMTYLQTILDITQTNIRSEVASGIIGAINLLASFSTLMTTDRFGRKPILICTLLGMLVGMVGLGVFFKLTEMGAEVSGFMNYLPLVSLLLIVFCYSGGLGSLLWVVIAELFDDRSRGIGMAATLLIGIVPSFLTLRYFSPLIDILGPAPVFWASAVFCAVLAMFVALRLPETKGKSFAEIQHELGNSSVTNAQTFELTPRIE, from the coding sequence CCCGTGCTGGTGAAGCTGGCCAACGACACAGAATCCGTACTCGGTAAACCTTTAGAGCAAGATGAAGGATCTTGGATTGTTTCCACTTGTTTCCTCACTGGATCATTTGGGTACGTGGTGTCATCTGCTTTGGTGGACTTTATAGGCCGGAAGCAATGCGTGATCCTATCGAGCGTCGTCAGGATGGCGGCAGCACTTCTGTTCCTGTTCGCGAGGGACGTGTGGATGCTCATATTAGGCAGGGCCATCAATGGGCTCTCCGAAGGACTCATATTGAGTGTAATACCGGTTTACGCCTCGGAAATCGCCAGTAAAGAAATCCGTGGAGCTCTCGGAGTGATGCTGCAGATATTTACTTCCATCGGCTCTGTGATCATGCTCAGCGTTGGACCCTTCATCTCATACTTCAATCTGAATCTCATGTTCACTCTGTTCACCCTCGTGACCAGCATACCGACTATATTTTTACCTGACAGCCCCAACTTCTTATATTCTAAAGGTAGAGAAGAGGAAGCCAAAAAAGTTCTAATCTTCTTAAGAGGTTCCGAGTTCAAGGCTAATGAGGAACTAAAGGAATACTCCACAAACAGAAATGACGAAAAATCAAGTCTGCTGACAATCTTCCGTAATAAAATGTTTCAGAAAAGTCTTGGAAAGTCTGGATTCATTATTATCATCCTCTACTTGATTGGATTCAATTGCGTCATGACGTATCTTCAGACGATTTTGGACATAACGCAAACAAACATAAGGTCTGAAGTGGCTTCGGGCATTATCGGTGCCATAAACCTTTTAGCAAGTTTTTCGACTCTGATGACTACAGATAGGTTTGGAAGAAAACCTATTTTGATATGTACGTTGCTTGGAATGCTTGTAGGAATGGTCGGTCTAGGAGTATTCTTTAAGCTGACCGAAATGGGGGCTGAAGTGTCCGGGTTTATGAACTATCTTCCGCTCGTATCTCTGCTATTAATAGTGTTCTGCTACAGTGGTGGTCTCGGATCTTTACTCTGGGTTGTAATAGCGGAACTTTTCGATGACCGTTCCCGCGGTATCGGGATGGCGGCCACCCTTCTGATAGGAATCGTGCCCTCGTTCCTGACGCTGAGGTATTTCTCGCCTCTGATAGACATTTTGGGGCCGGCGCCGGTTTTCTGGGCGTCTGCTGTGTTCTGTGCCGTGCTAGCGATGTTTGTGGCGCTTAGATTACCGGAGACGAAAGGGAAGAGTTTTGCGGAGATACAGCACGAGTTGGGGAATAGTTCTGTAACTAATGCCCAAACATTCGAGCTGACGCCGAGGATAGAATAG